The genomic interval CCAAAGGAAGCGGTGCCGGTCCACGGACGACGGATCCTTCCTCGTCGTATTGGGACCCGTGACAAGGGCAAATAAACTTATTGTTGGCTTCCGACCACGGGACGACACAACCTAAATGCGTGCAAACTAAACAGAAGAGGGGAGAGACGTGTGAGAAACGTGATTTGCCTTGCGAACACATCCAAAAAAAAGCCTTCGGAACTGCCGTCCCGAAGCGCATTCCCGCGTCCAAGTGAACGACACCAAATGTACAATTTCCGACTTACTAGCATTCAATCCGTAGCTTTGAAACGTCTTGTCGTCTTTGACAATCAAGTATCTGTGAATAATTGTGAAAAATGTGATTATTGTGAGAATGATCCCCGGTGCTTCATCGATATGGATCGGCCCCCATACCACTTCGATACTTACGTCGCATCTCCTTTCAAGCCTTCTACCAGGGAGCGATCACCCTCTGGTTTCTCTTCCAAATATTTCTTGGCATCCACCTCGATACCTTTTTTATCCCGTGCAGTGACGCAGTTCGATCCTCCCGCTACAGACGGAGGCATAAAGAACGCCAGGTAGGGAACGCCGAATCCACCAACGGTGACGGCGCCCGATCCCAGTACGATTAAATTCATCAAATTCCGCCGTTCCTGATCAATGGTCCCTTCGTACGCAGGCTCTTCCAAGCTTGCCGCCCATGTTTTACTAGACGCATGGGTATGCCTTGGTGCTAGTGTGGGGGTAAAGGCACGTATCGAAATGGCGAGGAGCGCCAAAGATGTGACGGTTGGTATAATCTTCATGGTGGTATATTTTTCGTTCGGGAATGCGCTACCGGTTTGATGTTTTGGGGTTCTGATTTTGAAATTTATGGGCGCGTGTCCGGTGGAAGTGAAAAACTAACCGAAAAGGTCGGGTTCGGGATAGCCCGAACCACGTACCTCCCCGAATAGCCTTGTTTCGGGAGAACCCTCCAGATCACCG from Phaeodactylum tricornutum CCAP 1055/1 chromosome 11, complete sequence carries:
- the petC gene encoding predicted protein (Cytochrome b6-f complex iron-sulfur subunit), which produces MKIIPTVTSLALLAISIRAFTPTLAPRHTHASSKTWAASLEEPAYEGTIDQERRNLMNLIVLGSGAVTVGGFGVPYLAFFMPPSVAGGSNCVTARDKKGIEVDAKKYLEEKPEGDRSLVEGLKGDATYLIVKDDKTFQSYGLNAICTHLGCVVPWSEANNKFICPCHGSQYDEEGSVVRGPAPLPLALAHVDVQDNKVRLGLWSEVDFRTGEPGWWN